Proteins found in one Lysinibacillus fusiformis genomic segment:
- a CDS encoding SRPBCC family protein — translation MKPDVSLDFKFTSSIEQVWHALTDSDTLAKWIWSNDFQPVVGHKFQFRAEPNEWWDGIVDCEVLEIEEPHKLSYTWTSAGETTTVTWTLTQEADGSTQLHLDQGGFSEETKARQGAIEGATYAWTNMSAQLEKVLA, via the coding sequence ATGAAACCAGATGTATCATTAGATTTTAAATTTACAAGCTCCATCGAACAGGTATGGCATGCTTTAACTGATTCAGACACGCTAGCAAAATGGATATGGAGCAATGACTTCCAACCAGTTGTAGGGCATAAATTCCAATTCCGTGCTGAACCAAATGAATGGTGGGACGGCATTGTAGACTGTGAGGTGCTGGAAATAGAAGAGCCTCACAAATTATCTTATACTTGGACAAGTGCTGGTGAGACAACGACAGTTACATGGACATTAACACAGGAAGCAGATGGCTCGACTCAGCTTCATCTAGATCAAGGTGGCTTCAGCGAAGAAACAAAGGCACGTCAAGGGGCAATCGAGGGCGCAACATATGCTTGGACAAATATGAGTGCGCAGCTTGAAAAAGTATTAGCTTAG
- a CDS encoding ATP-binding cassette domain-containing protein yields MKINELIANNISRLDVVLPEDQSLAIAGLSGSGKTTFCQTIGEESKKRLVSLLPKAEYQYLFPNIMETNFSAIKMEDMPLVLFLGKSSISSNPRSTVGTHTGVFKEIRHRLADEFHLSPEMFSFNNALGWCPACKGRGTTKNVECKKCLGKRYSPEVEQHKITLWNEPYSVSDIHNLSIEAIYSLSEELNISEEKQHILHNIMQMNIGYLTLNRIMGTLSGGELTRLYLAQFMATSENTVIIVDEISVGLDHNTLLKILEQIQQLGAKNQIWLIDHSDTVLDTADKHLFFGPGSGKYGGKIVEESPRPKPMYWERNLAAPISYYQFRDLHCRNIQIDEIDIPQNRLVTFTGESGCGKSTLVNECIAKDFVKRYPKDKLVMVGQDRNQSITSRSTVATFLDIKKKLTKYSEDIDDIFQRSIEDIIDELPNEDIAHKRLSLLIKLGLGYLTLERKTQSLSTGEFQCVHLVSELFANSRNPHTLFIFDEPSKGLSQNILNQFIDSVRDILEDETISILMIEHNAYMLESSDFVVDFGRRQQEPVTHLDVTSHDDYFKQDNHSTGTAPLQIASTLATRNGIQYLEDNHISYFKNAENIYKGGILKSLSSMARLIYGEYESNKIAPVVAIDLERHLYSQYSFLYEIGGLINHIVAAHPTNKDTRSFDFYSQENHCPSCSGRLEIEKFDFDLVVQDKNVPFWDGLLHPDIMEVLKYYQHAKIAFLFEQIKNELGQDISKSYHDMTEEEKHTFLYGYWEKSFYDKATKSSKKWEGFNFIIGRYIVISKSIIKEQMKETREMVPCPICHGTVLNHHKKLRFGDTDIRKLIHQPLDEVIKTVGNLPQLEKIKAIVGGDMSLLQDVSLLPRETQVALKMLELELASFVGYEIVLQNAFPFWDKIKDNLENISRKNQVTICDFATIQETREHIIDQYFTNGKYKKLTYVYEAFGYKKIVTQINKVKASHSCPFCKGKKVLSEDGLHDGVHKLTVPCVSCGASGINKEGRKEIVDGVDVETWLTGTVSDVVTEGSDLEAVANIPIFNRIRELNKQEMMAVYQFLQSNN; encoded by the coding sequence ATGAAGATTAATGAACTAATTGCCAATAATATCAGCCGTTTAGATGTCGTTTTACCAGAAGATCAATCGTTAGCGATAGCAGGTTTGTCTGGTTCAGGGAAAACGACCTTTTGTCAGACGATTGGGGAAGAATCTAAAAAACGTCTCGTTTCCTTATTGCCAAAGGCTGAATATCAATATTTGTTTCCAAACATTATGGAAACGAACTTCAGTGCCATCAAAATGGAGGATATGCCCCTTGTACTTTTTCTAGGAAAATCCTCAATCTCCAGCAATCCACGCTCCACAGTTGGCACGCATACAGGTGTTTTTAAAGAAATTCGTCATCGACTGGCAGATGAGTTTCATCTTTCGCCAGAGATGTTTTCCTTTAACAATGCGTTAGGCTGGTGTCCTGCGTGTAAAGGACGAGGCACAACCAAAAATGTAGAATGTAAAAAATGTTTAGGAAAGCGCTATAGCCCAGAAGTGGAGCAACATAAAATCACTTTATGGAATGAACCTTATAGTGTTTCTGATATTCACAATTTAAGTATCGAGGCCATCTATTCCTTATCAGAAGAATTAAATATCAGTGAAGAAAAACAGCATATTCTTCACAATATTATGCAAATGAATATTGGCTATTTAACATTAAATCGTATTATGGGGACATTGTCAGGTGGAGAATTAACAAGACTTTACTTAGCACAATTCATGGCGACAAGCGAAAACACAGTGATTATTGTTGATGAAATTTCTGTGGGCCTTGACCATAACACCTTACTGAAAATTTTAGAGCAAATTCAACAACTCGGCGCTAAAAACCAAATTTGGCTAATTGATCATTCTGATACGGTGTTAGACACAGCAGACAAGCATCTATTCTTTGGACCAGGTAGTGGAAAATACGGTGGGAAAATCGTTGAAGAATCTCCACGACCAAAGCCTATGTATTGGGAGCGAAACCTAGCAGCGCCAATATCCTATTATCAATTCCGAGACCTCCATTGCCGTAATATCCAAATAGACGAGATAGACATTCCTCAAAACCGACTTGTTACCTTTACGGGGGAGTCTGGCTGTGGAAAATCAACGCTTGTCAATGAGTGTATCGCTAAAGATTTTGTCAAACGCTATCCAAAGGACAAACTCGTGATGGTTGGGCAAGATCGAAACCAATCGATTACGAGTCGATCTACTGTGGCAACATTCCTTGATATTAAAAAGAAACTAACAAAATATAGTGAAGATATTGATGATATTTTCCAGCGCTCGATTGAAGATATAATCGATGAACTACCTAATGAAGACATCGCCCATAAACGTTTAAGCTTGTTGATTAAGCTTGGACTAGGCTATTTAACACTTGAAAGAAAAACGCAATCCCTATCGACTGGTGAATTCCAATGTGTGCATTTAGTCTCAGAGTTATTTGCCAACTCGCGTAATCCACATACATTATTTATTTTTGACGAGCCTTCTAAAGGGCTATCTCAAAATATTTTAAACCAGTTCATTGATAGTGTAAGGGACATCCTAGAGGATGAAACCATCTCCATCCTGATGATTGAGCATAATGCCTATATGTTGGAAAGCTCAGATTTTGTTGTGGACTTCGGTAGAAGACAGCAGGAGCCTGTAACACATCTTGATGTGACCAGTCATGACGATTATTTTAAGCAGGATAACCATTCAACGGGTACAGCTCCATTACAAATTGCATCTACACTCGCAACACGGAATGGCATTCAATACTTAGAAGACAACCATATTAGCTATTTTAAAAATGCGGAAAATATTTATAAGGGTGGCATCTTAAAAAGCTTATCTTCCATGGCTCGTCTTATTTACGGTGAATACGAATCCAATAAGATTGCCCCTGTTGTTGCCATTGATTTGGAAAGACATTTATATAGCCAATATAGTTTTCTCTATGAAATAGGTGGTCTGATCAATCATATTGTGGCTGCACATCCAACGAATAAGGATACAAGAAGCTTTGATTTTTACAGCCAAGAAAATCATTGTCCTAGCTGCTCTGGTCGATTGGAAATTGAAAAATTCGATTTTGATCTTGTCGTACAAGACAAAAACGTGCCATTTTGGGACGGTCTCTTACATCCAGACATCATGGAGGTCTTGAAATACTATCAACATGCCAAAATAGCGTTTCTCTTTGAGCAAATAAAAAATGAGCTTGGTCAGGATATCAGTAAAAGCTATCATGACATGACTGAGGAAGAAAAGCATACATTTTTATATGGTTATTGGGAAAAATCCTTTTACGATAAAGCAACGAAATCCTCGAAAAAGTGGGAGGGCTTTAATTTTATCATTGGTCGTTATATCGTGATTTCGAAATCCATTATTAAAGAGCAAATGAAGGAAACAAGAGAAATGGTGCCTTGCCCAATTTGTCATGGCACTGTGCTCAACCACCACAAGAAATTGCGATTTGGGGACACAGATATTCGCAAATTGATTCACCAGCCACTTGATGAAGTCATCAAAACTGTAGGCAACTTACCACAACTAGAAAAAATCAAAGCCATCGTTGGCGGAGATATGTCACTGCTACAAGATGTTTCCTTATTGCCAAGGGAAACACAGGTAGCACTGAAAATGCTGGAATTAGAGCTAGCCAGTTTTGTCGGCTATGAAATCGTGCTACAAAACGCTTTTCCGTTCTGGGACAAAATCAAGGATAATCTAGAGAACATCAGCCGTAAAAATCAAGTAACCATCTGTGATTTTGCTACTATACAGGAGACAAGAGAACATATTATTGACCAATATTTTACGAATGGTAAATACAAAAAACTAACATATGTCTATGAAGCATTTGGCTACAAAAAAATCGTCACCCAAATCAATAAAGTAAAAGCTAGTCACTCCTGTCCATTCTGTAAAGGCAAAAAGGTGCTTTCTGAAGATGGGCTGCATGACGGTGTCCATAAATTAACCGTGCCATGTGTAAGCTGTGGTGCAAGTGGCATTAATAAGGAGGGGCGCAAGGAAATCGTGGATGGCGTTGATGTGGAAACATGGCTAACTGGTACTGTAAGCGATGTTGTAACAGAGGGCTCCGATCTTGAGGCCGTTGCCAATATTCCTATTTTTAATCGTATTCGCGAATTGAATAAACAGGAAATGATGGCAGTCTATCAGTTCCTTCAATCAAATAACTAA
- a CDS encoding GNAT family N-acetyltransferase, with the protein MAKYELVSDYRHNENLKASFNDLAMKTFGLDFRGWYNKGYWNDQYIPYSFVQDEKVIANASINKMSVRINGERLNGIQIGTVMTAEQYRHQGLAKQLMQHILKEYESACDFIYLFANDTVLDFYPKFGFTRVHESEFSLDPTKNPIQPKKGAKVRQLTIEQDLALLENYAKNRHINSSILAVEHNESLLMFYFTLVFQHSIYYLEDVAAIVLMEEEEGVLHIFDIISLQAINIEAVLTSIIKDTTKKVVFYFTPDFTIEGMTATITPNDDDALFILTKKPLLQGHFMFPLTSHC; encoded by the coding sequence GTGGCAAAATATGAATTAGTTAGTGATTATCGTCACAATGAAAATTTAAAGGCAAGTTTTAATGATTTAGCAATGAAAACATTTGGTTTGGACTTTCGAGGCTGGTATAACAAAGGCTATTGGAATGACCAATACATTCCCTATTCATTTGTACAGGATGAAAAAGTCATTGCAAATGCCTCTATAAACAAAATGTCAGTACGAATAAATGGAGAGCGATTAAACGGCATTCAAATTGGTACAGTGATGACTGCTGAACAGTATCGCCATCAAGGCTTAGCGAAACAGTTGATGCAGCATATTCTCAAGGAGTATGAGAGTGCCTGTGATTTCATCTATCTTTTCGCCAATGACACCGTTTTGGATTTTTATCCGAAGTTTGGCTTTACACGCGTTCATGAAAGCGAATTTAGCTTAGACCCTACAAAAAATCCTATTCAACCAAAGAAGGGGGCCAAGGTACGTCAGCTGACAATCGAACAAGATCTCGCACTGTTAGAAAACTATGCAAAAAATCGTCATATAAATTCTAGTATTTTAGCTGTTGAACACAATGAAAGCTTATTAATGTTTTATTTCACTTTAGTATTTCAGCATTCCATTTACTATTTAGAAGACGTAGCAGCCATTGTATTAATGGAGGAGGAAGAAGGGGTGTTACATATTTTCGATATCATCTCTTTACAGGCAATTAATATAGAGGCTGTATTAACAAGCATTATTAAGGATACAACCAAAAAAGTAGTATTCTATTTTACACCGGACTTTACAATCGAAGGCATGACAGCCACCATCACGCCGAATGATGACGACGCACTTTTTATCCTAACGAAAAAACCATTACTACAGGGGCATTTTATGTTTCCTTTAACATCCCATTGTTAG
- a CDS encoding GerAB/ArcD/ProY family transporter yields the protein MAKPIQLSPKDMINAYLLFFVVHGAQIGVGIQGFQRIIYQDARQDAWISVLLAGIATHLVTFCMIKTLEIYGSDDLYGIQIDIFGKWIGNFLNAIYVIYCSVAFFSVLRNYIEVIQAWIFPSIETWFLSATLLIIIIYAFTGGLRVIVGVSFFSIILSLWIFPMLAFPMKYATVESLLPILENDIRSILKGAQSMTFTIIGFEILNVIYPFVKDKKKIRKPVHLGLLATTIIYLAVMLVSIAYYSEGKLLKTIWATLTLFSFISFPFMERFEFVAVCFWMLIILPNLCLYLWAAYRGAIRLFPISEKTFVWLFSFIVLIGTLLVQTRTQINTINTVFGQIAFYVIFVYPILLWPIARLKKNFTSKKVKKNEQT from the coding sequence ATGGCAAAACCTATACAACTTAGCCCTAAAGATATGATTAATGCTTATTTGCTTTTTTTTGTGGTACACGGTGCTCAAATTGGGGTTGGTATACAGGGATTTCAACGCATTATCTATCAGGATGCTAGACAGGATGCATGGATTTCTGTTCTACTGGCTGGGATTGCCACACATCTTGTTACGTTTTGTATGATTAAAACGTTAGAAATTTACGGCTCTGATGATCTTTACGGAATTCAAATTGATATTTTTGGCAAATGGATTGGCAATTTTTTAAATGCAATTTATGTCATCTATTGCTCCGTGGCGTTCTTTTCTGTTTTACGAAATTATATTGAAGTTATACAAGCATGGATTTTTCCTAGCATCGAGACCTGGTTCCTGTCAGCAACTTTATTAATTATTATTATTTATGCCTTTACGGGAGGGCTTCGTGTCATTGTAGGCGTGTCTTTTTTTAGTATCATTCTCTCCTTATGGATTTTCCCAATGCTAGCATTTCCGATGAAATACGCTACAGTAGAAAGTCTTCTCCCTATTTTAGAAAATGATATTCGCTCCATTTTAAAAGGGGCACAATCAATGACCTTTACGATTATCGGCTTTGAAATTCTAAACGTGATTTACCCCTTTGTAAAAGACAAGAAAAAAATCAGAAAACCTGTTCATTTAGGACTATTAGCTACAACCATCATCTATTTAGCCGTGATGCTGGTGTCCATTGCTTATTACAGTGAGGGCAAGCTATTGAAAACGATATGGGCAACCTTGACATTATTTAGTTTTATTAGCTTCCCCTTTATGGAACGCTTTGAATTTGTAGCTGTTTGTTTTTGGATGCTAATCATTTTACCGAATCTATGTCTATACTTATGGGCTGCGTACCGCGGAGCAATTCGTTTATTCCCGATAAGTGAAAAGACATTTGTTTGGCTCTTTTCATTCATCGTTTTAATCGGAACATTATTGGTTCAAACACGGACACAGATTAATACAATTAACACGGTGTTTGGACAGATTGCTTTTTACGTAATCTTTGTCTACCCTATTTTACTTTGGCCAATAGCACGACTAAAGAAGAACTTCACATCAAAGAAGGTGAAAAAGAATGAACAAACTTAA
- a CDS encoding spore germination protein gives MKFKLPFNKQQQPVQEAPKENLVRVAHATDHFIQSIKNATNHPADLIIKSLPPNVTLIYIDNLIDDQTLNNDIIANLQSKPHDTPEAIEMALSIAEVSQSSLLRETVELMVNGHVVIHIGGFPQTILANIASRESRALSAPENESQVIGTQVGFNESLSTNISLIRRYIVSPNLCNEKVKIGTRTSTSVSLLYMRGIANDQMVQTMRQRIKDLYIDELIDSAVLAEMIDDNSLSVFPQMLLTERPDRFCDGILDGKIGVLVDGSSMAIVSPQGFTEFFQSQEDQNLRWQIATFLRLLRLAAFFLSVYLTPFYVAALTFHYEVIPQAFLVPLSESRALVPFPPIFEALLLEFIIELLREAGARLPTKIGQTIGIVGGIVIGTAAVQAGITSNILLIIIALSALASFTSPSYMMGNVIRLIRFPIIILAGFWGFYGIMLAFCFILIHLLRQSSLGAPYMSPFYPPRLKEMRDSIIRMPVPLTSKRPALTRPKDEHKFVPEPVKPDKS, from the coding sequence ATGAAATTTAAACTACCTTTCAACAAACAACAACAACCAGTTCAAGAGGCGCCTAAAGAAAATCTTGTGAGAGTTGCACATGCCACAGATCATTTTATTCAATCGATTAAAAATGCTACTAATCATCCGGCAGATTTAATCATTAAATCTCTTCCACCAAACGTCACCCTTATTTACATCGATAATTTGATCGATGATCAGACTTTAAATAATGATATTATTGCTAATTTACAGAGCAAGCCTCACGATACACCCGAGGCAATTGAGATGGCCCTTTCTATTGCAGAAGTCAGTCAATCCAGTCTACTAAGGGAAACCGTAGAATTGATGGTCAATGGTCATGTTGTGATTCACATAGGTGGCTTCCCGCAGACTATTTTAGCCAATATCGCTAGCAGAGAGTCTAGAGCATTGTCAGCGCCTGAGAATGAATCGCAGGTAATTGGTACACAGGTTGGATTTAATGAGAGTCTATCTACCAATATTTCCTTGATTCGTCGCTACATAGTGAGTCCTAATCTTTGTAATGAAAAAGTAAAAATTGGTACACGGACAAGTACCTCTGTTTCTCTTTTATATATGCGTGGCATTGCCAATGATCAAATGGTTCAAACAATGCGTCAACGAATCAAAGATCTTTATATCGATGAGCTTATCGATAGTGCCGTATTAGCTGAAATGATTGATGATAATTCACTATCTGTCTTTCCACAAATGCTATTGACAGAAAGACCTGACAGATTTTGTGATGGCATTTTAGATGGAAAAATTGGGGTTCTCGTAGATGGTAGTTCAATGGCTATCGTTTCCCCTCAAGGATTTACTGAGTTTTTTCAAAGTCAAGAAGATCAAAATTTAAGATGGCAAATTGCTACTTTTCTTCGTTTATTACGACTGGCTGCCTTCTTTTTATCTGTTTATTTAACACCATTTTATGTGGCAGCTCTTACCTTTCATTATGAAGTGATTCCACAAGCCTTTCTCGTACCATTAAGTGAATCAAGGGCTTTAGTTCCTTTCCCGCCCATATTTGAGGCTTTGCTGCTGGAATTTATTATTGAACTACTGAGAGAAGCAGGAGCCAGATTACCAACTAAAATTGGACAAACAATCGGTATCGTTGGTGGTATCGTTATTGGAACAGCAGCTGTACAGGCAGGGATTACCAGTAATATATTGCTGATTATCATTGCGTTAAGTGCCCTAGCCTCTTTTACGTCGCCAAGTTATATGATGGGCAATGTGATTCGTCTTATTCGCTTCCCTATCATTATACTTGCAGGATTTTGGGGTTTTTATGGTATCATGTTGGCTTTTTGTTTTATTCTGATTCATTTGTTACGTCAGTCAAGCTTGGGTGCTCCGTATATGTCTCCCTTCTATCCACCGAGGTTGAAGGAAATGCGGGATAGTATTATTAGAATGCCTGTCCCATTAACATCAAAAAGACCTGCTTTGACAAGACCAAAGGATGAACATAAATTTGTGCCAGAGCCAGTGAAACCTGATAAAAGTTGA
- a CDS encoding Ger(x)C family spore germination protein yields the protein MNKLKGRWMILLSFVFLYGCAQTNILDKVGLTTLVGYDVGTEDKIKTTAVIREVNPEFQSNVEVLSTENDTSKGNRMEANRKLSKKIMVGQMRVILFGEELAKKDLRYYIDTNLENASVSNGIFMAIVEGETETLLKYEYQNIEDIGQHIFRLIEQNVKQEYMISSTLHQIAHDFYSSGKEFAMPIIKRDDELVELSGIALFKGSKMVSTLPAKDSFYVKIVRDTFKVGLYETVLENEDVPSEILQKPANKITVAFDAIQSKREMMLVDADTPTFDLNIKIKSRVLEVYPDINQGDPKSVAALEKEIEKKLSKEIRRVIAHSQEVESDIFGFGEKYRSEVRHAKLTKEKWHKIYKDMKVNVNVDFIILRDGVFE from the coding sequence ATGAACAAACTTAAAGGAAGATGGATGATTCTTCTATCCTTTGTTTTTTTATATGGATGTGCACAAACCAATATTTTGGATAAAGTTGGATTAACTACTTTAGTCGGCTATGATGTAGGTACAGAGGATAAAATAAAGACAACAGCTGTTATTCGTGAAGTAAACCCCGAATTTCAAAGCAATGTGGAAGTTCTGTCTACAGAAAACGATACGAGTAAAGGAAATCGGATGGAAGCCAATCGTAAGCTTTCGAAAAAAATCATGGTTGGTCAAATGAGAGTCATCCTATTTGGAGAGGAATTGGCAAAAAAAGACCTTCGCTATTATATTGATACAAACCTAGAAAATGCTAGTGTCAGCAATGGAATCTTTATGGCTATTGTGGAAGGTGAAACAGAAACATTACTGAAATACGAATATCAAAATATTGAGGATATTGGGCAGCATATTTTTAGGTTGATTGAACAAAATGTCAAGCAGGAATATATGATTTCCTCTACACTTCATCAAATTGCCCATGATTTCTATTCATCTGGAAAAGAATTTGCCATGCCTATTATTAAAAGAGATGACGAGCTGGTGGAATTAAGTGGGATAGCACTTTTTAAAGGCAGCAAAATGGTCAGTACCCTTCCAGCAAAAGATAGCTTTTACGTAAAGATTGTCAGAGATACCTTTAAAGTAGGTTTATATGAAACCGTTCTGGAAAACGAAGATGTACCTTCCGAAATTCTTCAAAAGCCTGCCAATAAAATAACGGTAGCTTTTGATGCAATCCAGTCGAAACGAGAAATGATGTTAGTTGATGCGGATACGCCAACATTTGACCTGAACATCAAAATCAAATCGAGAGTATTAGAGGTGTACCCTGATATCAATCAAGGGGACCCAAAAAGTGTGGCGGCACTGGAAAAAGAAATCGAGAAAAAATTGTCAAAGGAAATACGTAGAGTGATTGCTCATAGTCAGGAAGTTGAGTCTGATATCTTTGGCTTTGGTGAGAAATATCGAAGCGAAGTAAGACATGCTAAGCTAACAAAGGAAAAATGGCATAAGATATATAAAGACATGAAGGTAAATGTCAATGTTGATTTTATCATCTTACGAGATGGAGTTTTTGAATAA
- a CDS encoding diphthine--ammonia ligase yields the protein MTNTTDWKQNAQNHTFIASFSGGKDSVLALYKASQVGQAMGLIVMLEEEGKRSRSHGMPPELIQAQADSIGLPVYIAAASWADYEEVFVGLLENAKQQGAEVLVTGDLDMPAHGCWHDEVTKRVGLKLGMPLWEMNHREAVDEFMNLGFVTMIVTVNISLGMTEDDLGRVLTPEYVKELEARNIDPCGEGGEFHTTVIDGPLFRQPIAVRKCSIIRDGDYAFLPLELA from the coding sequence ATGACCAACACAACCGACTGGAAACAGAATGCACAAAATCATACATTTATTGCTTCGTTTAGTGGTGGCAAGGATAGTGTTTTAGCTTTATATAAAGCATCACAGGTGGGCCAAGCAATGGGACTCATTGTGATGTTGGAAGAAGAAGGGAAACGTTCAAGGTCCCATGGGATGCCACCTGAGCTTATCCAGGCACAAGCTGACTCTATTGGGCTGCCAGTCTATATAGCTGCGGCAAGTTGGGCCGATTATGAAGAAGTATTTGTAGGACTCTTAGAAAATGCAAAGCAGCAAGGGGCAGAGGTATTAGTGACAGGAGACTTAGATATGCCTGCGCATGGCTGCTGGCATGATGAAGTCACTAAAAGGGTTGGTTTAAAGCTAGGCATGCCATTATGGGAGATGAACCATCGAGAGGCTGTCGATGAATTTATGAACCTAGGCTTTGTCACAATGATTGTCACGGTCAACATATCCTTAGGCATGACGGAGGACGATTTAGGACGTGTGCTTACCCCTGAATATGTAAAGGAGCTTGAAGCCCGGAATATCGATCCTTGCGGTGAAGGGGGAGAATTCCATACAACCGTCATTGATGGGCCACTTTTCCGGCAGCCAATTGCGGTGCGCAAATGTTCCATTATAAGAGATGGAGACTACGCATTCTTACCTTTAGAACTGGCATAA
- a CDS encoding nucleoside hydrolase has translation MVKKVLLFGDIGIDDTVALIYARLNQAIEIVGLVADYGNVSREDAVSNIYYVMKLFNFPQGIPVILGAEVPLTGEQPTYYPEIHGERGLGPIIPNDDHELKIENFFEIVNIIERYKDDELIIVNIGRLTSLATMFILYKELMKSVKEFYIMGGAFWVPGNVTTVAEANFHGDPFAVNIVLTYATNVTIIPLNATQKAIVTPGMVDYIDSFGKTKILKPLMEYYTRFYQERDPSLLGSPVHDALTLMAVIYPDMFIYESYPVSVVDKLEGPARGQSIAETRPYEKNNGEKKHRIAFDLQYEHFFHNFLSIMTGQPLH, from the coding sequence TTGGTGAAGAAAGTGCTGTTATTTGGGGATATTGGCATTGATGATACGGTGGCACTAATCTATGCACGGCTCAATCAAGCAATAGAAATTGTGGGACTTGTTGCAGATTACGGCAATGTATCACGAGAAGATGCGGTGTCCAATATTTATTATGTCATGAAATTGTTTAACTTTCCTCAAGGGATTCCCGTTATTTTAGGAGCAGAAGTACCTTTAACTGGCGAGCAGCCCACCTATTATCCAGAAATTCATGGTGAACGAGGACTTGGACCCATCATACCGAATGATGATCACGAATTAAAAATTGAGAACTTTTTTGAAATTGTCAACATTATTGAAAGGTATAAGGATGATGAGCTGATTATTGTTAATATTGGGCGATTAACCTCACTTGCCACAATGTTCATCCTTTACAAAGAGCTTATGAAAAGCGTAAAGGAATTTTATATTATGGGTGGAGCATTTTGGGTGCCAGGCAATGTGACGACGGTGGCAGAGGCGAATTTTCATGGCGATCCTTTTGCTGTTAATATTGTGCTTACCTATGCAACAAATGTGACAATCATACCATTAAATGCTACGCAAAAGGCCATTGTTACACCAGGAATGGTGGACTATATTGATTCCTTTGGAAAAACAAAAATTTTGAAGCCCTTAATGGAATACTATACACGTTTTTATCAAGAACGGGACCCCTCATTACTAGGAAGCCCCGTGCATGATGCATTAACACTTATGGCAGTTATTTATCCTGACATGTTCATTTATGAATCCTATCCGGTATCTGTTGTCGATAAATTAGAAGGACCTGCAAGAGGGCAAAGTATTGCGGAAACAAGACCTTATGAAAAAAACAACGGCGAAAAAAAACATCGAATTGCCTTTGATCTTCAATATGAACATTTTTTCCATAACTTTTTATCGATCATGACAGGGCAACCATTGCATTAG
- a CDS encoding ArsR/SmtB family transcription factor yields MNNNHQERDVYVAIADPTRRKLIRLLAEVDELPLHELTAQFDMGRTAVSKHLAILKDAGLVIARKEGRETRYRLNAAPLKEIQDWVSFYEGFWKERIAKLHLLLEEKK; encoded by the coding sequence TTGAATAACAATCATCAAGAGCGTGACGTTTATGTAGCCATTGCTGACCCAACTAGACGAAAGTTGATCCGTTTATTAGCTGAGGTAGATGAGTTACCGCTTCACGAATTAACCGCTCAATTTGACATGGGGCGTACCGCTGTTTCGAAACATTTAGCCATCCTGAAAGATGCAGGCCTTGTCATTGCTCGTAAGGAAGGGAGAGAGACGAGGTATCGTTTGAATGCAGCTCCATTGAAAGAAATACAAGATTGGGTATCGTTTTATGAAGGATTTTGGAAAGAAAGAATCGCGAAATTACATCTTTTATTGGAGGAAAAAAAATGA